The Nakamurella alba sequence CCTTTCCGCGCCGCGCCGGACGGCGTCGACCACGGCCCCGGCGGGCCCGGGCGACACCCGGCCGGACAGCACGGTCACCGCGGCATCGGCTCCCAGGCGGCCGGCGAGGACATGGGTCGCCAGCAGCGAGGCGCCGGCCGTCACCGCCGCCGCGGCGCCGGCCGCCTCCTGCAGCGCGCCCACTGCGAGAGCCGTTTCCTCCTCGAGGATGTCGGGCCAACCCGCGGTGATCAACGTCTCCGCCGACAGGCCGGCCGCGGCACTGTCGGCGACCAGGGCGCGGCACAGTTCGCGCACCGATTCCCGGAGTTCGGTGTCCGTCACGCCGACCTCCCCAGTCCCAGCACCCGTTCCGCCACGATGTTCCGTTGCACCTCGGCCGCGCCGCCGTAGACCGTCGCGGCCCGGCTGTAGAACCACTCGCCGCGCCGGTGTGCGTCCTCGGTGGTCCCGCCCAGCACGAAGTCCGGCCCGGCCAGCCGGCGCACCGCGTCCTGGACGAGATGTTCGGTGCGGCCCAGCATCAGCTTGTCGATCGACACCTCCGGACCGAGCACGGTGCCGGCGGCCAGCGCCTCGACGGTGGCGAGTGCCCGGGAGCGCAGCGCGGACAGCGCCGAGTAGGCCTCCCCCACCGCCGCGGCCGACACCGGTTCGAGCCCGTCACCGACGCCGGCGAGGGCACGGCCGAGCATCGCGTGCATGAGTGCCTGCCGCTGCCACGCCCACATGCCGCGCTCGAACTGCAGCATGTGCATCGCGATCGCCCAGCCCTGCCCCGGCTCGCCGATCAGGTGGTCGGCCGGGACCTCGACCCCGTCGAAGAAGACCTCGGAGAACTCCGGCTCGCCGGTCACGCTGTCCAGCGGCCGCGCGGTGACGCCGGGGGTCGTCATCGGGACCCACACCAGCGCGAGGCCGCGGTGCCGCGGGGTCGTGTCGGAGGTACGGGCGAGCACGGCGCAGTGCGTCGCCCGGTGCCCCAGCGACGTCCAGATCTTGTGACCGGTGACCTTCCATCCGACCTCCGACCGCTCGGCCCGGGTCCGCAGCGAGGCCAGGTCGCTGCCCGCCTCCGTCTCCGAGAATCCCTGGCACCACAGCTCTTCCCCGGCCAGCAGGGCCGGCAGGTGGCGCCTGGCC is a genomic window containing:
- a CDS encoding acyl-CoA dehydrogenase family protein; this translates as MSELPPGSPLAGSATLRAWLDDHREDLAVGRADPADTLDERVDRGSQLWGRLSALGVALDGWPVDAGGRGGTAVHRAVLYDGLVAAGLVLPESAAALEVVGAALTSYAPALARRHLPALLAGEELWCQGFSETEAGSDLASLRTRAERSEVGWKVTGHKIWTSLGHRATHCAVLARTSDTTPRHRGLALVWVPMTTPGVTARPLDSVTGEPEFSEVFFDGVEVPADHLIGEPGQGWAIAMHMLQFERGMWAWQRQALMHAMLGRALAGVGDGLEPVSAAAVGEAYSALSALRSRALATVEALAAGTVLGPEVSIDKLMLGRTEHLVQDAVRRLAGPDFVLGGTTEDAHRRGEWFYSRAATVYGGAAEVQRNIVAERVLGLGRSA